One genomic segment of Pseudomonas sp. p1(2021b) includes these proteins:
- the rpmA gene encoding 50S ribosomal protein L27 has product MAHKKAGGSTRNGRDSESKRLGVKMYGGQVIKPGNIIVRQRGTEFHAGYGVGMGKDHTLFAKIEGVIKFEKKGEFNRRYVSIVAA; this is encoded by the coding sequence ATGGCTCACAAAAAGGCTGGTGGTAGTACTCGTAACGGTCGCGACTCAGAATCGAAACGCCTTGGCGTGAAGATGTATGGCGGCCAGGTCATCAAGCCGGGCAACATCATCGTCCGTCAGCGCGGCACCGAATTCCACGCTGGCTACGGTGTTGGCATGGGCAAGGACCACACCTTGTTCGCCAAGATCGAAGGCGTGATCAAGTTCGAGAAGAAAGGCGAGTTCAACCGCCGTTACGTGAGCATCGTCGCAGCCTAA